The following DNA comes from Verrucomicrobiota bacterium.
CTGCTGGACCGAATGACGAGGAGCGCGAGACTGATCTGGTTTCATCGTCATCGGTCAGCTTTGCGTTCGGGGAAATTGAACCGCGAATGGACGCCAACGGACGCGAATGATTCGGTGGCCGGTTTCATGAGCGACCGTGGCGTGGGCAGTTATGACCGATCGCCGGTTGATGGGCCGCCGTCGGAGATTAGCTCTTGGCGTTCATTCGCGTGTATTCGCGGTTGGCCGATCTCCAGAGTTCGCGACGTCAGAATCCTCGAACCAATCGCTGGAGACGGTCTTCACCCGGTCGCTGGCTTTGGTGGGGATGAGTGACGGAGCCACGACTTCGCAGTGGTATTTCTGTTTAGTCAGATGCCGATAAATGACGTAGCCGCACGGACCGGCTTCATAACTATGACCACACAGCGAGACGGCTTTCGTGTTACCCTATGGGTGGGATTTACTGGGCTGACGAGATTCCCGACATCCTGCCCCTCCAGCGATTAGCGGAGCCAGACCGCACGAGCATTTTCCATCTTTTCCGCATCCGTTTCCAGATCTGGGATCGCAAGGAGTTGACGCTGGAGGATCGCAGGTTCTGGGACCTGGCTCATGTCACGATGATCGTTTGTCGATTAGCCCAATTCGCCGAACGACCAAGATCACCGACGCCGCGCCGATGAGTCTTGAGATGAAAAGGCAACGCAATCGCGGCGTTCGGTGGATCGGTTGGTTCGGTCAACGTCGGGTCGGTGCTCCATCACCCACGGCAATCCACAACCCACTGTCGTAGTGAACAGCTCGGAGAGTGGCGGTGGTGACGCTAATTTGCGGAGTTCATTTGTTTCCATCCCCTGAGGTCATAATTGTCCCGGAGGCTCCCACTGCCACCCACTGTCCATTTCCGTGGCCGATTCCAAAAAGCCCGTTCGACGTTCCAGAGCGCAGTCCTACTTCCGCACGGGATAGAGGCGAAACCAATCGAAGCGCGCCGGGGCATCCTCGGCGCCGCCGGCGTTCAGGGCCACGCGCACCCCGCGGTCCCACGGCGGCAGATAATCTCCTTCGAGGTCGATGCCAGAGCCGCGGTCTTTCCATTGCCGGCCATCGCTGCTCGTGGCGAAGCGGAACAGGCGCCCTGAGGTTGCGTTCAGCCGCAGATAAATTCGGTTTCCTTCACGCAACGCGTCCGTGGCCAGCGTTTCTTGTTGCTTCTTTTGCCGGCGCCAGACGATCACGCTGCCGTTGCCGGCCGCGATCCCGGCCGCGTTGTCCTGGTCGCCATACGCGGCGAGTCCAGCGAACAAGCCGGGTTTCATTCCGGACAAGTTCACGAGCGTGACCGCCTCGTAATCAGTGCGCGTGGATCGGATGGCCAGCACCGCGCCCACGAGTTCGTTGGCGTGCCGAGCGGTGGGCGCGAGTTCCAGGTGCTCGGACTTGAGTTGGACCTTCGGCTCATTGTATTGGGGCCACTGCCAGTTGGGGGCCAGCTTGCCGCTCTTGAATTCGTCCGTGAAAAAAAGCTCGCCGTTGTGCGAGGCGTAGCCGTGCGGGGCCGGCGCCTGGCGGCTCGGTCCCCGGCCTTGATTGATCGTCGGCCAGCCGTTCGTTTCCCATTTGATCTCGTCGAGCAACGCCTGGCGTCCCACATAGACGGAGTCCTCCGTGTGATAAGCGTGATAGAGGAGAAAGTCCCGGCCCTGCGGATCGGTCACGACGCTGCCGTGCCCCGGGCACTTCCACGTTTGGTTGCCGGCCAGGATGGGGTTGCCCGGATTTTTTTCCCAGGGACCGAGCAACGTTTTGGATCGCGCGACGCCGAGGGCGTAGTTGCAGTCGAGGCCGCAGCACGCATTGCCGGAATAAAAGAGATAAAACCAATCGTTCCGCCGGAGGACGAACGGGCCTTCGACCACCTGGCCTTCCCAGGGCGCGTCATTCCGAATCAGTTCCTTCATCTCGCCTTCGAGGCGCGTGCCATCCGGGGACAATTCCTGCGCC
Coding sequences within:
- a CDS encoding xylosidase, giving the protein MKRTALCSRKAFIRGVVLMLFLSHAAIAAPGAVMYSNPVLAGDYPDPSVIRVGRGYWATATPSDWAPLFPLLHSNDLVNWNQLGNVFPKPPEWSMGNYWAPEISAHENRYYVYYVARKIGGPLAVAVATAPRPEGPYTDHGPLLAQEAGSIDPTTATDENGKRFLIWKEDGNSRKLPTSIWAQELSPDGTRLEGEMKELIRNDAPWEGQVVEGPFVLRRNDWFYLFYSGNACCGLDCNYALGVARSKTLLGPWEKNPGNPILAGNQTWKCPGHGSVVTDPQGRDFLLYHAYHTEDSVYVGRQALLDEIKWETNGWPTINQGRGPSRQAPAPHGYASHNGELFFTDEFKSGKLAPNWQWPQYNEPKVQLKSEHLELAPTARHANELVGAVLAIRSTRTDYEAVTLVNLSGMKPGLFAGLAAYGDQDNAAGIAAGNGSVIVWRRQKKQQETLATDALREGNRIYLRLNATSGRLFRFATSSDGRQWKDRGSGIDLEGDYLPPWDRGVRVALNAGGAEDAPARFDWFRLYPVRK